In the Methylomonas rhizoryzae genome, one interval contains:
- a CDS encoding inositol monophosphatase family protein translates to MPINLNSLENIVRQAGSLAMEHFGNVAQLAVNKKSARDLVTVADVAVENFLKQSLTELCPEYGFWGEESGQSANQLNRWIVDPIDGTHSFAKGQYFWGISVALELAGDLVMGAVYGPALDDYYCAEKGKGAWKNARPITVSTEVNLADSMVSTGFACLRDYLDANNLARFCRIAQVTTGQRRFGSAALDLCTVADGQVDAYWEQELNLYDVAAGALIVMEAGGTVTDFGGVPGVYPKQILATNGHLLPQIVPLM, encoded by the coding sequence ATGCCGATAAATTTGAATTCGTTGGAAAATATCGTTCGCCAAGCAGGCAGCTTGGCGATGGAGCATTTTGGAAATGTCGCTCAACTGGCGGTAAACAAAAAAAGCGCCAGAGATCTGGTGACCGTAGCGGACGTCGCGGTCGAAAACTTTCTGAAGCAATCTCTCACGGAATTATGTCCCGAATACGGGTTTTGGGGGGAAGAAAGCGGCCAGTCGGCCAATCAACTGAACCGCTGGATTGTCGATCCTATCGACGGTACGCATTCTTTCGCTAAAGGTCAGTATTTCTGGGGTATTAGCGTCGCTTTGGAACTGGCCGGCGATCTGGTGATGGGGGCCGTTTACGGCCCGGCCTTAGACGATTATTACTGCGCGGAAAAAGGCAAAGGCGCATGGAAAAACGCACGGCCGATCACGGTGTCCACGGAGGTCAATTTGGCCGACAGCATGGTTTCTACCGGTTTCGCTTGTTTGCGGGACTATCTGGATGCCAATAATTTGGCCAGGTTTTGTCGAATCGCCCAAGTGACTACCGGGCAACGTCGTTTCGGCTCGGCCGCGCTGGATTTATGTACCGTGGCCGACGGTCAAGTGGATGCTTACTGGGAACAGGAATTAAATCTGTACGACGTGGCAGCCGGAGCGCTGATAGTCATGGAAGCCGGCGGAACGGTTACCGATTTCGGCGGTGTGCCGGGCGTGTATCCGAAACAAATACTCGCTACCAACGGCCATTTGTTGCCGCAAATAGTGCCGCTGATGTAG
- a CDS encoding ammonium transporter gives MTRIIKIVLPALPAFLLPNSAMAATLNQANTAWVLTSTALVLFMTIPGLSLFYGGLVRSKNVLSVLMQCFSITCLVSILWLAGAYSFIFADGGDWQGFIGGAEKMFVPDMGTASLTGDIPETVYFMFQMTFAIITPALIVGGFAERMKFSSMLWFSALWLILVYTPVCHWLWGGGWLAQLGAKDFAGGIVIHVNAGVAALVAALVMGPRRGFPTTAMPPHNMTMVVTGAGMLWFGWFGFNGGSALTSNGNAGMAIAVTHIAAAAGSLTWMSIEWLRFGKPSVLGIVTGMVAGLGTITPASGFVGPFGGLVIGIIAGTVCFYATQYVKRRLKIDDSLDVFPVHGVGGCIGSILTGVFAADSLGGLGLAGISMQEQVGVQALAVLATAAWSAVFSYLALKVIDMAIGLRVSEDIEVEGLDIGLHEETGYHNL, from the coding sequence ATGACAAGAATAATAAAAATCGTATTGCCGGCTTTACCGGCTTTCTTGCTGCCGAATTCAGCAATGGCGGCCACCCTCAATCAAGCAAATACGGCCTGGGTGTTAACCTCTACCGCCCTGGTGTTGTTCATGACAATACCCGGCTTGTCGCTGTTTTACGGCGGTTTGGTACGCAGCAAAAACGTTTTGTCCGTATTAATGCAATGCTTTTCCATTACCTGCTTGGTATCCATCCTCTGGTTGGCAGGCGCTTACAGCTTTATTTTCGCCGACGGTGGAGACTGGCAAGGTTTTATCGGCGGAGCGGAAAAAATGTTCGTGCCGGACATGGGCACTGCCTCTCTGACAGGCGATATTCCTGAAACCGTATATTTCATGTTTCAGATGACCTTTGCGATTATCACGCCCGCGCTGATCGTCGGCGGTTTTGCCGAGCGCATGAAGTTTTCTTCGATGTTGTGGTTTAGCGCATTATGGTTGATTTTGGTATACACCCCGGTTTGCCATTGGCTATGGGGCGGCGGCTGGCTGGCCCAACTTGGAGCCAAAGATTTTGCCGGCGGAATCGTCATTCACGTGAATGCCGGCGTCGCCGCTTTGGTCGCCGCTTTGGTCATGGGTCCAAGACGCGGCTTTCCGACGACGGCCATGCCTCCGCACAACATGACCATGGTGGTGACCGGCGCCGGTATGCTGTGGTTCGGTTGGTTCGGCTTCAACGGCGGCAGCGCCTTGACGTCCAACGGCAATGCCGGTATGGCTATCGCCGTTACCCACATCGCGGCCGCAGCAGGCTCGTTGACATGGATGTCTATCGAGTGGCTACGCTTCGGCAAACCCAGCGTGTTAGGCATCGTTACCGGGATGGTGGCCGGCCTGGGGACGATCACCCCGGCGTCCGGATTCGTTGGCCCGTTCGGTGGCTTGGTAATCGGCATCATCGCCGGTACGGTATGTTTTTACGCCACGCAATACGTTAAGCGCCGTTTGAAAATCGACGATTCCTTGGACGTCTTTCCGGTGCACGGCGTCGGCGGCTGCATAGGCTCGATATTGACGGGTGTTTTTGCCGCCGACAGCTTGGGCGGCTTGGGTCTTGCCGGCATTAGCATGCAAGAACAAGTCGGGGTGCAAGCCTTAGCAGTATTGGCTACAGCGGCGTGGAGCGCTGTATTCAGCTATTTAGCACTTAAAGTGATCGATATGGCCATAGGTTTGCGGGTCAGCGAAGATATCGAAGTCGAAGGCCTCGACATCGGCTTGCACGAGGAAACCGGATACCACAACTTGTAA
- a CDS encoding P-II family nitrogen regulator yields the protein MKLITAIIKPFKLDDVREALSDIGVAGVTATEVKGFGRQKGHTELYRGAEYVVDFLPKVKLEIAVTEAIVDQAVEAIVKSANTGKIGDGKIFVTNLEQVIRIRTGETGPDAI from the coding sequence ATGAAATTAATAACCGCGATTATCAAGCCGTTTAAATTGGACGATGTACGCGAAGCGTTGTCGGATATCGGTGTAGCCGGGGTAACCGCCACGGAAGTTAAAGGTTTCGGCCGGCAAAAAGGGCATACGGAACTTTATAGGGGGGCCGAATACGTGGTCGATTTTCTACCTAAGGTCAAACTGGAAATCGCTGTAACGGAAGCCATCGTTGACCAAGCGGTCGAAGCTATCGTCAAATCCGCCAACACCGGGAAAATCGGCGACGGCAAAATATTCGTAACCAACCTGGAACAAGTTATCCGTATCCGTACCGGAGAAACCGGGCCGGACGCTATTTAG
- a CDS encoding ammonium transporter, with translation MKQIYLTVASLVLAGFCGVSYAQEVAEQTVDKGDTAWMLVSTLLVTLMVIPGLALFYGGMVRAKNMLSILMQVFVIFSLSAILWATYGYSVAFTEGNAFFGGFSKAFLSGVTPESLAATFSKGVYVPEYVYIAFQLTFSAITPALIVGAFAERVKFSAVLMFTVLWFTFCYLPMAHMVWYWAGPDAYTDQAAADAAASTAGFLFQKGALDFAGGTVVHINAGIAGLVGCLMIGKRIGYGKEFIAPHSLTLNLVGASLLWVGWFGFNAGSNLEANGLGAMVFLNTMLAAAAATLGWMGVEWMARGKPSMLGATSGAIAGLVAITPACGWAGPMGSIFLGLIAGAVCFWAVSGLKHSLGYDDSLDAFGVHGIGGIIGALGTAIVASPALGGSGVWDYVSNSVAEYDMAAQLGSQTWGVMTAIVWSGGVSFLAFKLTDIMLGLRVDEASEREGLDITTHGESSYNL, from the coding sequence ATGAAACAAATTTACCTAACTGTTGCGTCGCTCGTGCTTGCGGGGTTTTGCGGGGTTAGCTATGCCCAGGAAGTTGCAGAGCAAACAGTTGATAAAGGCGATACCGCTTGGATGCTGGTATCGACTTTGCTGGTTACTCTGATGGTCATTCCGGGGCTGGCGCTGTTTTACGGAGGCATGGTACGGGCAAAAAATATGCTTTCGATACTGATGCAAGTATTCGTAATTTTTTCTTTGTCTGCCATTTTGTGGGCAACCTACGGCTACAGCGTCGCATTTACGGAAGGAAATGCTTTTTTTGGCGGTTTTAGTAAGGCATTTTTAAGCGGCGTCACACCCGAGTCTCTTGCCGCCACTTTTAGCAAGGGCGTGTACGTCCCCGAATATGTTTACATTGCATTCCAATTGACTTTTTCGGCCATAACGCCTGCATTGATTGTTGGCGCTTTTGCCGAAAGGGTTAAATTCTCGGCAGTTCTAATGTTTACCGTCCTCTGGTTTACATTTTGCTATTTACCCATGGCTCACATGGTTTGGTATTGGGCCGGTCCGGACGCCTATACCGATCAAGCGGCCGCGGATGCCGCAGCAAGTACCGCAGGCTTCCTATTTCAAAAAGGCGCACTGGATTTCGCCGGCGGCACCGTAGTCCACATTAACGCCGGCATCGCCGGTCTGGTTGGCTGCTTAATGATCGGCAAGCGCATTGGCTACGGCAAGGAGTTTATTGCTCCGCATAGCTTGACCTTAAACTTGGTGGGAGCTTCTTTGCTGTGGGTCGGCTGGTTTGGATTCAACGCGGGTTCAAACCTGGAAGCAAACGGACTGGGAGCCATGGTTTTTCTAAACACCATGCTGGCCGCCGCCGCCGCCACACTGGGCTGGATGGGCGTGGAATGGATGGCCCGCGGCAAACCCAGCATGCTGGGCGCCACTTCCGGTGCAATCGCCGGTTTAGTAGCCATCACGCCGGCGTGCGGATGGGCCGGACCAATGGGCTCAATCTTCTTGGGTTTGATAGCCGGGGCTGTTTGTTTCTGGGCCGTAAGCGGATTGAAACACTCTTTAGGATATGACGACAGCTTGGATGCCTTTGGCGTCCACGGCATAGGCGGCATCATAGGCGCACTGGGAACCGCAATCGTAGCGAGTCCGGCTCTTGGCGGCTCAGGCGTATGGGATTATGTATCCAACTCTGTCGCCGAGTACGACATGGCTGCACAATTGGGCAGTCAGACATGGGGCGTGATGACGGCGATTGTATGGTCGGGAGGCGTATCGTTTTTAGCCTTCAAACTCACCGACATCATGCTGGGTTTGCGCGTCGACGAGGCTTCCGAGCGCGAGGGCCTGGATATAACCACGCACGGCGAATCCTCATACAACCTCTAG
- the glnK gene encoding P-II family nitrogen regulator yields the protein MKLITAVVKPFKLDDVREALSDIGVSGVTVTEVKGFGRQKGHTELYRGAEYVVDFLPKAKIEVAVADNLVDQAVEAIVKVANTGKIGDGKIFVANLEQVVRIRTGESGEEAL from the coding sequence ATGAAACTTATAACAGCGGTAGTAAAGCCATTTAAGCTGGACGATGTGCGCGAAGCACTGTCCGACATTGGTGTATCGGGTGTTACCGTGACTGAAGTAAAGGGTTTTGGGCGTCAAAAAGGCCATACCGAATTATATCGTGGCGCGGAATACGTCGTGGACTTCCTGCCCAAGGCAAAAATCGAAGTAGCCGTAGCGGATAATCTGGTCGATCAAGCGGTAGAAGCCATAGTCAAAGTGGCCAATACCGGAAAAATCGGCGATGGCAAGATTTTTGTCGCCAATTTGGAGCAGGTTGTGCGAATTAGAACCGGCGAATCCGGCGAAGAAGCCCTTTAA
- a CDS encoding porin, whose protein sequence is MIKPPITFPRTYLAIALTLAANTVYAGDNWMEAPGLLGALGADPNELGFMKNNNLKFGGWVNSSISANMSGSHSDGFNGPITFNDRTGEVQMNQLYLYFQKEVNVSGDQFDFGGRFDFMYGTDAIFTQAYGNAYVNRGNWDLHINGRDERFYGIAFPQAYAEFNLPIGTGVDVKVGHFYTIIGYEVVTSPDNFFITKPYTMQYGEPFTHTGILANYSIDDNWNISAGAVTGSNTGGWDGNFDRGLGNWAFLGGVTWTSNDAGTSLAVTSTAGEVAENNSGAWNMYSVVGKHDFKDNLHYIIQHDHGFADNVGALSDNGDAEWYGINNYLIYDVNDKLSAGLRAEWFRDHNGYRINGPGRCFAAAGNIGSNYACPNATSYPLAGSSYYGITAGLSYKPMAWLNLRPNVRYDFTDDVKAFDNGNGRNQLLVTADFIVTF, encoded by the coding sequence ATGATAAAACCACCTATTACCTTTCCCCGCACATATCTGGCAATCGCATTAACGCTAGCGGCAAATACCGTTTATGCCGGCGATAATTGGATGGAGGCTCCGGGTCTTCTGGGCGCGTTGGGCGCGGATCCGAATGAGCTCGGTTTCATGAAAAACAACAATCTGAAATTCGGCGGCTGGGTTAACAGCAGTATCAGTGCAAACATGAGCGGCAGCCACAGCGATGGTTTCAACGGACCGATCACGTTTAACGATCGCACCGGCGAAGTGCAGATGAATCAGCTGTATTTGTATTTCCAAAAAGAAGTGAATGTAAGCGGCGATCAATTTGATTTTGGCGGTCGATTCGACTTCATGTACGGTACCGACGCCATTTTCACCCAAGCCTACGGTAACGCTTATGTGAACCGCGGTAACTGGGACTTGCACATCAACGGCCGCGACGAGCGCTTTTACGGCATTGCGTTTCCGCAAGCCTACGCCGAATTCAATTTGCCGATAGGTACCGGGGTTGACGTAAAAGTCGGACACTTTTACACCATCATCGGCTACGAAGTCGTAACCTCGCCGGACAACTTCTTCATCACCAAGCCCTACACCATGCAGTACGGCGAGCCTTTCACCCACACCGGTATCTTGGCCAACTACTCGATAGACGATAATTGGAATATCTCCGCTGGCGCGGTAACCGGCAGCAATACCGGCGGTTGGGACGGCAACTTCGATCGTGGCTTGGGCAACTGGGCATTCTTGGGCGGCGTAACCTGGACCAGCAACGACGCGGGAACGTCTTTGGCGGTTACCTCTACCGCAGGCGAAGTGGCGGAGAATAACAGCGGTGCTTGGAATATGTACAGCGTTGTCGGCAAACACGATTTCAAGGACAACCTGCATTACATAATCCAGCACGATCATGGTTTTGCCGATAACGTAGGGGCTTTGTCCGACAATGGCGACGCCGAATGGTACGGCATCAACAACTATCTGATTTACGATGTCAACGACAAGCTATCCGCCGGTTTACGGGCGGAATGGTTCCGCGACCATAACGGTTATCGCATCAACGGACCCGGCCGCTGTTTTGCGGCTGCGGGAAACATCGGCAGCAATTATGCCTGCCCCAACGCTACCAGCTACCCGCTTGCCGGTAGCAGTTATTATGGTATTACTGCAGGGTTGAGCTATAAACCGATGGCGTGGTTGAATCTACGTCCTAACGTTCGCTATGACTTTACCGACGACGTCAAAGCTTTCGACAACGGCAACGGCCGTAACCAGCTTCTGGTTACCGCCGATTTCATCGTTACATTCTAA
- the glnA gene encoding glutamate--ammonia ligase — MSVDSALKLMQENDVKFVDFRFCDSRGKEQHVTFPAHAVDADTFEEGKMFDGSSVAGWKHINESDMILMPDASTAKIDPFFDDKTMILRCDIIEPKDMQGYGRDPRSIAKRAEAYMQSTGIADTALFGPENEFFIFDDVRWSASMGGCSYQVDSEEAGWNSEKVYENGNIGHRPGVKGGYFPVPPVDSFQDMRSAMCLVLGEMGQTVEVHHHEVATAGQCEIGSRFNTLVKKADEVLELKYVIANIAHAYGKTATFMPKPLVGDNGNGMHVHQSLSKGGVNLFSGNLYGGLSETALYYIGGIIKHAKAINALTNASTNSYKRLVPGFEAPVMLAYSARNRSASIRIPYVTNPKARRIEVRFPDSTANPYLAFSAMLMAGLDGIQNKIHPGDAMDKDLYDLPPEEEKAIPQVCFSLDEALKALDADREFLTRGGVFTDDAIDGYIDLKSQDVQRLRMSTHPIEFDMYYSL, encoded by the coding sequence ATGTCAGTAGATAGCGCACTCAAACTTATGCAAGAAAACGACGTGAAATTCGTTGATTTTCGTTTTTGCGACTCCCGCGGCAAAGAGCAACACGTGACTTTTCCTGCTCACGCCGTAGACGCAGACACTTTTGAAGAAGGCAAAATGTTCGACGGTTCTTCCGTTGCCGGTTGGAAACACATCAACGAATCCGACATGATTCTGATGCCGGACGCCAGCACCGCTAAAATCGATCCATTCTTCGACGACAAAACAATGATTTTGCGCTGCGATATCATTGAGCCCAAAGACATGCAGGGCTACGGTCGCGATCCGCGCTCCATCGCCAAACGCGCCGAAGCCTACATGCAATCTACCGGTATTGCCGACACCGCCCTGTTCGGCCCCGAAAACGAATTCTTTATTTTCGACGACGTACGTTGGAGTGCCAGCATGGGTGGTTGCTCTTACCAAGTCGACTCCGAAGAAGCCGGTTGGAACTCCGAAAAAGTCTACGAAAACGGCAACATTGGCCACCGTCCGGGCGTAAAAGGCGGTTATTTTCCCGTTCCGCCGGTCGACTCTTTCCAGGACATGCGTTCAGCGATGTGCTTGGTCTTGGGCGAAATGGGACAAACCGTTGAAGTGCATCACCACGAGGTGGCGACTGCCGGCCAATGCGAAATCGGCTCCAGATTCAACACCTTGGTTAAGAAAGCCGACGAAGTATTGGAATTGAAATACGTCATCGCCAATATCGCGCACGCTTACGGCAAAACCGCTACCTTTATGCCGAAACCTTTGGTCGGCGACAACGGCAACGGCATGCACGTGCACCAATCTCTGTCCAAAGGCGGCGTCAATCTGTTCTCGGGCAATCTGTACGGCGGCTTGTCCGAAACCGCTCTGTACTATATCGGCGGCATTATTAAACACGCCAAAGCGATCAACGCCTTGACCAACGCCTCCACCAACAGTTACAAGCGCTTGGTACCGGGGTTCGAAGCACCGGTAATGTTGGCTTACTCAGCGCGTAACCGCTCTGCGTCCATCCGTATTCCTTACGTCACCAACCCGAAAGCGCGGCGTATCGAAGTGCGCTTCCCGGATTCGACCGCCAACCCATACTTGGCTTTCTCTGCCATGTTGATGGCCGGCTTAGACGGTATTCAAAACAAAATCCATCCGGGCGACGCGATGGACAAAGATTTGTACGACCTACCGCCGGAAGAGGAAAAAGCCATTCCGCAGGTATGCTTCTCGCTGGACGAAGCCTTGAAAGCCTTGGATGCGGACCGCGAGTTTTTGACCCGCGGCGGTGTATTCACCGACGATGCCATCGACGGCTATATCGATCTGAAATCGCAAGACGTACAGCGTTTACGCATGAGCACTCATCCGATTGAGTTCGACATGTACTACAGCCTGTAA
- a CDS encoding LysR family transcriptional regulator, whose amino-acid sequence MDKFNNMHVFCRIVELGTFSAVAKELKVSTMMISKYIAQLEASLGVVLLNRTTRSLSLTSAGEAFYNRGKQLLEDLAELEASTARLGERISGQLKISAPIDFGGIYMVPAIEHYLRRYPDVSILMTLDNKPPNLRDGSFDVSLLVTDKLDPGVVARKIAETELCTFASPAYLKLKGEPTSIDELTKHQCLHYLDTPHGDFWLFDVAGETRRVKTQWLLASNNGRALCQAAALGMGIVQAPRLSVVSYLDNGELVEILRAYRRPAVSIYATYLQRRFYPAKLTSFIDFLLAYFEQPPIVRPPEQ is encoded by the coding sequence ATGGACAAATTCAACAACATGCACGTTTTCTGCCGCATAGTCGAGCTAGGCACATTTTCTGCTGTAGCCAAAGAGTTGAAAGTCTCCACGATGATGATCAGCAAATACATCGCACAATTGGAGGCTTCGCTAGGTGTGGTCTTGTTAAACCGAACCACCCGCAGCCTCAGTTTGACCAGTGCCGGCGAAGCCTTTTACAACCGCGGAAAGCAACTGTTGGAAGATTTGGCGGAATTGGAAGCCTCAACCGCACGTCTGGGAGAAAGAATCAGCGGCCAACTCAAAATCAGCGCACCTATCGACTTCGGCGGCATTTACATGGTGCCTGCTATCGAACATTATCTACGCCGTTATCCGGATGTCAGTATCTTAATGACGCTGGATAACAAGCCACCCAATCTACGCGACGGCAGCTTCGATGTTTCTCTTTTGGTAACCGACAAACTGGACCCGGGCGTCGTAGCACGCAAGATTGCCGAAACAGAGTTATGCACCTTCGCCTCGCCGGCTTATCTTAAGTTGAAAGGAGAACCGACCAGCATAGATGAATTAACCAAACACCAATGCTTGCATTACCTGGACACCCCGCACGGGGATTTCTGGCTTTTCGACGTAGCCGGCGAAACTCGTCGGGTTAAAACGCAATGGCTATTGGCCTCCAATAACGGCCGCGCCCTATGTCAAGCTGCAGCCTTGGGCATGGGCATAGTACAAGCGCCGCGCTTGTCGGTAGTATCGTATCTGGACAACGGCGAGTTGGTCGAAATACTGCGAGCCTACCGCCGACCAGCAGTTTCCATATACGCAACCTACCTACAACGGCGTTTTTATCCGGCTAAATTGACCAGTTTCATCGATTTTCTACTCGCTTATTTCGAGCAACCTCCTATCGTTCGGCCACCCGAGCAGTAA
- a CDS encoding beta-class carbonic anhydrase gives MSKILNEVLMANREYVAGFNKGDLAMPPARQFAILTCMDARLDPAKYAGLSEGDAHVIRNAGGRASDDAIRSLVISYKLLGTKEWFVIHHTDCGMETFTNEIMGDLLASSLKTASIDASGWHDGGEGPGSTDGKFINWLTIKNQAQSVLEDVKRIKAHPLVPANIPVYGYVYDVKTGSLIEVPEASAAGAAG, from the coding sequence ATGAGCAAGATACTGAACGAAGTATTAATGGCGAACCGTGAGTACGTAGCTGGGTTCAACAAAGGCGACTTGGCAATGCCTCCGGCACGTCAATTTGCTATTTTGACTTGTATGGATGCACGATTGGACCCGGCAAAATATGCCGGGCTATCCGAAGGAGATGCTCACGTCATTCGAAATGCCGGCGGCCGTGCCAGCGACGATGCAATCCGTTCGTTGGTGATTTCATATAAATTGCTGGGGACCAAGGAGTGGTTCGTCATTCACCATACTGATTGCGGCATGGAAACCTTCACGAATGAAATCATGGGCGACTTATTGGCTAGCAGTTTGAAGACCGCCAGTATCGATGCGTCCGGCTGGCACGACGGTGGGGAAGGCCCGGGTTCCACGGACGGTAAGTTTATCAACTGGTTGACAATTAAAAATCAAGCGCAGAGTGTATTGGAAGATGTAAAGCGGATCAAAGCGCATCCCCTTGTGCCGGCTAACATTCCGGTATATGGCTATGTATACGACGTTAAAACCGGTAGCTTGATAGAAGTGCCGGAAGCTAGCGCAGCTGGCGCAGCCGGGTAA
- a CDS encoding DUF4186 domain-containing protein: MQHYDRLFARLAASEFRSRFRLNQPDWRYLHHKGLVRISRHASELVRRRLAPAVIPNDGKQTPYHGHPVFTAQHATACCCRGCLQKWHGIACGSALNTDEQSYIIEVLMHWLQRELENGINRHGNEHHDSAPHQFDLFSFDV, translated from the coding sequence ATGCAGCATTATGACCGCCTATTCGCGCGATTGGCGGCGTCGGAGTTTCGCAGCCGCTTTCGCCTTAACCAGCCAGATTGGCGCTATCTGCATCACAAGGGTTTGGTACGGATCAGCCGGCACGCCAGCGAATTGGTTCGCCGACGCTTGGCTCCCGCCGTCATTCCTAACGACGGCAAACAAACGCCCTACCATGGCCATCCGGTATTTACCGCACAACATGCTACTGCCTGTTGTTGCCGCGGCTGTTTACAAAAATGGCATGGCATCGCTTGCGGATCCGCCTTAAACACCGACGAACAAAGTTATATCATCGAGGTGCTCATGCATTGGCTGCAACGGGAGCTGGAGAACGGCATCAACCGCCATGGCAACGAACACCACGATTCTGCACCTCACCAGTTCGACTTGTTCAGCTTCGATGTTTGA
- a CDS encoding dienelactone hydrolase family protein, which produces MTLLFSYATFAALRTETIEYRAGNTRLKGYLAWDDTKGAQQPGVLVVHEWWGLNDYARKRAEMLAGLGYTAMALDLYGDGRHTEHAKDAAAFMNSLAASPSAIRQRFEAAKQLLSHRPQVNPGKIAAIGYCFGGATVLNMARLGLDLAAVVSFHGNLTTQTPARPGQIKAKILVLNGADDSFVTADSILAFKQEMTAAGADYQFINYPGALHGFTNPDADRMAKRNGLPLAYNAEADKQSWLAMQALFAQVLHP; this is translated from the coding sequence ATGACGCTGCTCTTTAGCTACGCTACCTTTGCCGCCTTACGTACTGAAACGATTGAGTACCGGGCAGGCAACACCCGTTTAAAAGGCTATTTAGCCTGGGACGACACTAAAGGAGCACAACAGCCTGGCGTGCTGGTCGTGCACGAATGGTGGGGCTTAAACGACTATGCCCGTAAACGCGCAGAGATGCTTGCCGGGCTCGGATATACGGCTATGGCTTTAGACTTGTACGGAGACGGGCGTCATACCGAGCACGCCAAGGACGCCGCTGCATTTATGAACAGCCTCGCCGCTTCGCCGAGCGCGATTCGACAACGTTTTGAAGCGGCAAAACAACTGCTCAGCCACAGGCCCCAGGTAAACCCCGGTAAAATAGCCGCAATTGGTTATTGTTTCGGCGGCGCAACAGTGTTGAATATGGCTAGACTAGGCTTGGACTTAGCCGCCGTGGTGAGCTTCCACGGCAATTTAACCACCCAAACGCCCGCCCGGCCCGGGCAAATCAAGGCCAAAATACTGGTGTTAAACGGCGCGGACGACAGCTTCGTAACAGCCGATAGCATCTTGGCGTTCAAACAGGAAATGACTGCGGCCGGCGCTGATTACCAGTTTATCAACTATCCGGGCGCTTTACATGGCTTCACCAATCCGGACGCCGACCGGATGGCGAAACGCAATGGACTTCCGCTGGCCTACAACGCCGAAGCCGACAAACAGTCTTGGCTAGCCATGCAAGCACTGTTTGCCCAAGTGTTGCATCCTTAA
- a CDS encoding tryptophan--tRNA ligase: MSKSIVLTGITTTGTPHLGNYAGAIRPAINASKDEQVRPFYFLADYHALIKCHEPARVKQSSLEIAATWLALGLDTENAVFYRQSDVPEILELTWILTCVTAKGLMNRAHAYKAAVAENEEGQGNDPDKGITMGLFSYPVLMAADILMFKAQQVPVGKDQIQHIEMARDIASRFNHLYGEHFILPEAVLDDNAATLLGLDGRKMSKSYNNTIPLFEPEKKLRKLINKIKTNSLEPGQPKETEGCTLFGIYQAFANRHEIDAIRQRYAEGIGWGEMKQILFEKINDEIAPARERYEALLQAPEHIEQQLCLGAEKARAISQPFMRELREAVGIAPIMQC; the protein is encoded by the coding sequence ATGAGCAAATCCATCGTTCTGACCGGGATTACCACAACAGGTACACCGCATTTAGGCAATTATGCCGGTGCTATTCGTCCTGCTATTAATGCTAGCAAGGATGAGCAGGTCAGACCTTTTTATTTTTTGGCGGACTACCATGCGTTGATCAAATGCCATGAGCCGGCTCGCGTCAAACAGTCCAGTTTGGAAATTGCGGCGACTTGGCTGGCTTTGGGGCTGGATACCGAAAACGCGGTGTTTTACCGGCAATCGGATGTGCCCGAGATTTTAGAGTTAACCTGGATTTTAACCTGCGTGACGGCGAAGGGGTTGATGAATCGAGCGCATGCCTACAAGGCTGCGGTCGCCGAGAACGAAGAAGGGCAAGGGAACGATCCGGATAAGGGCATTACTATGGGGCTGTTCAGCTATCCGGTCTTGATGGCCGCGGATATTTTGATGTTTAAAGCGCAGCAGGTGCCTGTCGGCAAAGACCAAATTCAACATATTGAGATGGCGCGCGATATTGCTAGTCGTTTCAATCATTTGTACGGTGAACATTTCATATTGCCGGAGGCCGTGTTGGACGATAACGCGGCGACCTTATTGGGTTTGGACGGACGCAAGATGAGTAAAAGCTATAACAACACGATTCCGTTGTTCGAGCCGGAAAAAAAATTGCGCAAACTCATCAACAAGATTAAAACCAATTCCTTGGAGCCGGGGCAGCCCAAAGAAACGGAAGGCTGCACGCTGTTTGGAATTTATCAAGCGTTTGCCAACCGGCATGAAATCGACGCGATTCGCCAGCGTTATGCGGAGGGCATAGGGTGGGGGGAGATGAAGCAAATTTTATTCGAAAAAATAAACGATGAGATTGCGCCAGCCCGTGAGAGATACGAAGCTTTGCTGCAAGCCCCCGAACATATCGAGCAGCAGCTATGCCTGGGTGCGGAGAAAGCGCGAGCGATCAGTCAGCCGTTTATGAGGGAGCTGCGCGAAGCGGTGGGAATAGCGCCGATTATGCAGTGTTAG